TCAAATGTTTGGCTACAAACAAGTAGGGCCAGAATATTTAGGGAAACCAAACATTAGAAACAACAAAGGAAGGTTCCCTGTTATTACACTCTCCTTTTATGAAATTTCTTCCATATTTACTAAAATCTTAGAATGACAAAATGTCTCTTTCCACTCAGCTAGAAATTGACACAATATTCTACATATTTATAATAAACCAAATTCACAATCAAAGTAACACAACCAGCCATCAATTGAACCTAATACCCTCTAGCTTCAGTAATTGTTGTTAAAGagtgttgtattttttttttctacttaGCCCTTCTTTGATcttccaaatttcatacttcaTATGCTATGGCAAATTTTGGAACTAGCCAAAGAATACCAACCTCCTCAAAACCTTCATCCAAAGTTGAATCTCATGAAACAAAAGAGAATCATGAAAAACTCTATACTGACATCAAAATATACTGTCCCTTTAACATGCCGTTAACTTCAGAAGCTGCAGCAATCAGAATCATGAGGAACTTAGGGAATCTTGGTTTATATTACACATTATTCTTTTGGATCATACTCTTCATAGTCCTCATCCCCAGGCATAAAATTTCATTGATTATTTTGGTTATAATGACATATGTAATAACCATTTACTGTTTAATTCTAAGGGCATTCCCTTATTCTGTTTTGCTTCACAAAGTCATAGATAAGAGGTTTGTGTTGTCATTGCTAGTGTTTGTAACtgtggtgatgcttgtggtgaCTGAAGCTGGGTCTCATCTTGCAGTTACTTTAGCTATTGCTGTTCCTATAATTTTGATTCATTCACTTTTATGGATTGCTCATCACCATTCCTTTGAGACTGAAGATCATTATTGTAATTGTAATTGTGAAGTTGGTGCTGATGGCACAGAGGAAGTTTGATTTTTTAGTTATAAGTCAACATctcaattttgttgttttttttttcactgcaaTTGTAATGTAATAGAAGTGTTAGAATTGTGAATAAAATAAATTGCAGCATtcttttttcttacttcaagctGTGGAATCAGTGATGAATCGGTCACTGATGTGAATAAAATAAATTGCAACCCTTTTTCAAACTCTGCGTTAATGCAGGATGGTTATGCACTAAGCTGccctttattcttttttcttactGTGAAAATAATTCAAAACATTTTCAATTATAAAGCTTTGTTCCACCTGATAGATTAGTTCGAATCAAGTTTATGTTAAGAGCTATTAGTATTTGAGGAAGTATTTtcacaataataaattaataataataataatcagaaaaatttattgtttagaacattttattttatttttatgttgtaaAACCAATGATATAAAAAAAGAACTCATGTCACTGATATATGGAATTTAAGACTATTATTCTCAAATTACCTTTATGAAGTGCTTGTATAGTTGTATTAATTCTTCCAAATTACTAATCAACAGCATACTTACCAAAAGATTCATCTTTTCCTCACCATTCTTTCACATCATTAAGAATAGAACATATATTGTCTTAAATTGAATATTCTACAAAAACTTATGTGTAGAAGAAGCTTCCAtcccacacaaaaaaaaaaggaattgtTAATGTATTATAGAGCAGTGACTTTTGCGTACAAAAACTGGTAAGTACAATAAAGTATGATATAACAAGATATTCCTCTACAAAGTAAAAAATGGAGACTTACAACTTCCTCCATGTGTCTCTTCACTGACCTTTTTCTTCCACAGTAATCCTTTTAATCACAAAACACTGACTTATAAGAACCTGTGTTGATCCACCTGAATTGAGTGAATTGCCATATTTGAAGTTATAACAATCCAGTGATCAACTTGTTTGATCATGGCTTCTTTGAGTATGCCTTCTGTTTCAGAACAGAACAGAGATGataacaacaacaagaacaatagcataaGCAACAAGTTTTTGCTCCCAAGAAAGCCTGTAAGTTTATGCACTATTTGCATTCCCTCAAAGTTGAATAATTGAATCTTATTATATATAG
The sequence above is drawn from the Arachis hypogaea cultivar Tifrunner chromosome 4, arahy.Tifrunner.gnm2.J5K5, whole genome shotgun sequence genome and encodes:
- the LOC112797654 gene encoding uncharacterized protein, producing MANFGTSQRIPTSSKPSSKVESHETKENHEKLYTDIKIYCPFNMPLTSEAAAIRIMRNLGNLGLYYTLFFWIILFIVLIPRHKISLIILVIMTYVITIYCLILRAFPYSVLLHKVIDKRFVLSLLVFVTVVMLVVTEAGSHLAVTLAIAVPIILIHSLLWIAHHHSFETEDHYCNCNCEVGADGTEEV